The following are encoded together in the Zingiber officinale cultivar Zhangliang chromosome 8A, Zo_v1.1, whole genome shotgun sequence genome:
- the LOC122011691 gene encoding aspartic proteinase nepenthesin-1-like, producing MANVLFFFVAFVVLLFLDPHVEGSRLSLTHVDSAAQLTSAERFRRAARRSHSRRQAFEGKWSSPSTVVAVVDYAGDTEYVIDFGIGSPVLPATAILDTGSDLIWTQCVPCLDCLSQPSPYYDPSKSYTFSPVPCSSPFCSNRTSIDNDCGGDRCLYLASYGDGSESIGFLGTETFIFGDGSSIAGVTFGCGFQNNGSLSNSTGIVGMGRGPLSLPSQLNPRKFWYCLTPLDSSAASHLFLGSTASLGGNRGALIGSTPLISSPLTYFSTFYYLSLLGISLGGNRLPIPASVFQLKPDGSGGTFIDSGTFLTSLNQAGYDILREEIIKQVRKPAAELPEVIRDTGVDLCFSFHGASWLPPMPELVFHFEGADMRFPRDKYMAYVDDLGLLCSVIVGTQDSSIFGNYQQQNMHILFDLEADVLSFVPANCNQL from the coding sequence ATGGCTAACGTGCTCTTCTTCTTCGTCGCCTTTGTCGTGCTTCTCTTCCTCGACCCTCACGTCGAAGGGTCTCGCCTCAGCCTCACCCATGTCGACTCGGCCGCTCAACTCACCTCGGCGGAGCGATTCCGTCGCGCCGCCCGCCGGAGCCACTCTCGGAGGCAGGCCTTCGAGGGAAAGTGGAGCTCGCCGAGCACCGTCGTGGCAGTCGTCGACTACGCAGGTGATACCGAGTACGTCATAGACTTCGGCATCGGTTCGCCGGTGCTTCCTGCCACGGCCATCCTCGACACCGGAAGCGACCTCATTTGGACGCAGTGTGTCCCCTGCCTCGATTGCCTCTCGCAGCCGAGCCCCTACTACGACCCCTCCAAGTCCTACACCTTCTCGCCGGTGCCCTGTTCCAGCCCTTTCTGCAGCAACCGAACCTCAATTGACAACGACTGCGGAGGAGACCGGTGCCTCTACTTAGCCTCCTACGGGGACGGCAGCGAGAGCATAGGCTTCCTCGGGACGGAGACATTCATTTTTGGCGACGGATCGTCGATCGCCGGCGTCACGTTCGGATGCGGGTTTCAGAACAACGGCTCGTTATCGAACTCCACCGGCATCGTCGGCATGGGCCGAGGCCCGCTCTCGTTGCCGTCGCAGCTGAACCCTCGCAAGTTCTGGTACTGTCTCACCCCTTTAGACAGCTCCGCCGCCAGCCATCTCTTCTTGGGTTCCACGGCGAGCCTGGGAGGAAACAGAGGAGCCTTAATTGGAAGCACGCCGTTGATCTCCAGCCCGCTTACCTACTTTTCCACCTTCTACTATCTCTCCTTGCTCGGGATCTCGCTCGGAGGCAATCGGCTTCCGATTCCGGCGTCCGTCTTCCAGCTGAAACCCGATGGCTCCGGCGGGACCTTCATCGACTCCGGCACCTTCCTCACGTCACTGAACCAGGCCGGGTACGACATACTCAGGGAGGAGATAATCAAGCAAGTGCGGAAGCCGGCGGCGGAGTTGCCGGAAGTGATACGGGATACGGGCGTCGATCTCTGCTTCTCGTTTCATGGAGCGAGCTGGCTTCCGCCGATGCCGGAGCTGGTGTTCCACTTCGAGGGCGCCGACATGAGGTTTCCGAGGGACAAGTACATGGCGTACGTCGACGACCTGGGGTTGCTCTGCTCGGTAATCGTCGGAACGCAGGACTCCTCGATCTTCGGCAACTACCAGCAGCAGAACATGCACATCCTCTTCGATCTGGAAGCCGACGTGCTCTCCTTCGTTCCGGCGAACTGCAACCAACTCTGA